One genomic segment of Culturomica massiliensis includes these proteins:
- the gldN gene encoding gliding motility protein GldN, producing the protein MTKILLALLLLLAGTFFCPGQTSKTFFDSVIKNPDHDEKAPIVLPYVDPSDVIWARTIIRELVLREKMNLPLYYPTRPMDGRMSLIDMLLKGIQKSFKTAYADDELQTPVSYDEILSRFGGQSDTITKRNTVTGEMEKVVVEGEIHTDEVKRLLIKELWYVNRKTSRLEVRIIALCPVREYTKEDSYDGILKSQLFWVDYGEFRDLLSKQKVFNSANDAVRLSFDDIFLKRYFSSRIIQESNVYDNRTISSYAVGMDAVLESDRIRDEIFNYEQDLWEY; encoded by the coding sequence ATGACAAAAATTTTGTTGGCGTTGCTGCTTCTTTTAGCAGGTACTTTTTTTTGCCCGGGTCAGACTTCGAAGACTTTTTTTGACAGTGTGATCAAGAATCCCGATCATGATGAAAAGGCTCCCATCGTATTGCCTTATGTCGATCCTTCTGATGTAATCTGGGCCCGTACGATCATCCGTGAACTTGTATTGCGCGAGAAGATGAACCTTCCCTTGTATTATCCGACGCGTCCGATGGACGGCCGGATGTCTTTGATTGATATGTTGCTGAAGGGGATACAGAAATCCTTTAAGACGGCTTATGCGGACGATGAGTTGCAGACCCCTGTAAGTTATGATGAGATTCTTTCCCGTTTCGGCGGTCAGAGCGATACGATAACGAAGCGCAATACGGTGACCGGGGAGATGGAGAAGGTTGTTGTAGAGGGTGAGATTCATACGGATGAGGTAAAGCGTTTGCTGATCAAGGAATTGTGGTATGTAAACCGTAAGACTTCCCGTCTGGAGGTCCGTATCATCGCCCTTTGTCCTGTTCGTGAATATACGAAGGAGGACAGTTATGACGGAATCTTGAAGAGTCAGTTGTTCTGGGTGGATTACGGAGAATTCCGGGATCTTTTGTCTAAGCAGAAGGTTTTCAATTCGGCTAATGATGCGGTTCGTTTGAGCTTTGATGATATATTTCTGAAGCGTTATTTCAGTTCCCGGATCATTCAGGAGTCTAATGTATACGATAACCGTACGATCAGCAGTTATGCCGTCGGAATGGATGCCGTACTCGAGTCTGACCGGATTAGAGATGAAATTTTTAATTACGAGCAGGATTTATGGGAATACTAA
- a CDS encoding helix-turn-helix domain-containing protein codes for MDVAKLFYTWACVPCINYTRKLTGGFKLILLEQGCSHVFKEDKTDYFLFFILEGEMKVRDENTEPWIAGKDEMFLVYEGVRIECVTPVKLIFFTTDHPGNKGGELLFRLSSICEKVEYRFHPTEVRKELLLFLILLKSYLEDGVACGHLQEIKQEELFNLLYNYYTMVELAELFRPVVVNKNRDFKKLVLSHCLHARSVDELIEFCGHNPYYFKKTFAKIYGTPVYQWMQIQKVEHIKNQLMDVNVNLKELMAAVGFSSPSHFNKFCQKWLGMSPTQYIERMKKDCTYLLD; via the coding sequence ATGGATGTTGCTAAACTATTTTATACGTGGGCTTGTGTACCTTGTATAAATTATACGCGAAAATTGACCGGAGGCTTTAAATTGATCCTCTTGGAGCAAGGGTGTTCTCATGTTTTCAAAGAAGATAAAACCGACTACTTTCTCTTCTTTATATTGGAAGGTGAAATGAAAGTAAGGGATGAAAATACCGAGCCTTGGATTGCGGGAAAGGATGAAATGTTTTTGGTTTACGAAGGAGTTCGTATTGAATGTGTTACTCCGGTAAAGTTGATTTTTTTTACAACGGATCATCCGGGAAATAAGGGTGGGGAACTCTTATTTCGTTTATCCAGTATCTGTGAAAAGGTGGAATATCGTTTTCATCCGACCGAGGTTCGTAAGGAACTCCTTTTGTTTTTGATTTTGTTGAAATCTTATCTCGAGGATGGGGTTGCGTGCGGACATTTACAGGAAATAAAACAGGAAGAGTTGTTTAATTTACTGTATAATTATTATACTATGGTGGAATTGGCAGAATTATTCCGTCCTGTCGTTGTCAATAAAAACAGGGATTTTAAAAAACTGGTATTGTCTCATTGCCTGCATGCACGTTCTGTCGATGAATTAATCGAGTTTTGCGGTCATAATCCCTATTATTTCAAGAAGACATTTGCTAAAATTTACGGTACACCTGTTTATCAATGGATGCAAATACAAAAAGTAGAACACATCAAAAATCAGTTGATGGACGTGAATGTGAATTTAAAGGAGCTTATGGCAGCGGTGGGATTTTCTTCTCCTTCGCATTTTAACAAGTTTTGTCAGAAATGGTTAGGAATGTCTCCGACACAGTATATAGAAAGGATGAAGAAGGATTGTACCTATTTACTGGATTGA
- the gldM gene encoding gliding motility protein GldM — MSTKNCPETPRQKMIGMMYLVLTAMLALNVSADVLDAFTRVQEKMSSTVSGFYKKNAEAYNEIDMAYNLNSTKVAPIRAKALEIKSLSSDIFVFIEELKKKMVLLADGPEGDVMHIQARDNLDIGGQVMITEGEGKKLRELLNRFQEKSLSFIHPKDSLLRVSIRHNLDTEAPKAVDGEFKSWESSKFEGIPLVGVVTMLTFYQANVLSTESDVIRYLYSSIDAESFKFNKLEALVIPDSRYVLTGDRFKARILLAAVDTTQRPDVIVGGRSISYNGDYCLYTESATKVGIHRLKGVINYVSPSGATLPREFSMEYEVADPAVVISPTKMNVFYVGVDNPVSLAAPGLSPDVIEPQISNGEIRKSSDGSYIVRPKVAGRNCEITVFATIDGQKRKLQTQEFRVKEVPDPVAKVGGQRDGKIKKNLLLAAGGVDVEMENFDFDMKFIVQSFSMYTVIDGYAQDQSSRSGSFTGEQLKMIRNLKRNQILVIEQIMVKGPDGSVRKLPSISFKID, encoded by the coding sequence ATGTCAACGAAGAATTGTCCCGAAACGCCGAGGCAGAAGATGATCGGCATGATGTATCTTGTACTGACAGCGATGCTTGCTCTGAATGTGTCGGCAGACGTTCTGGATGCCTTTACCCGAGTGCAGGAGAAGATGTCCTCTACAGTTTCCGGTTTTTATAAAAAGAATGCGGAGGCTTACAATGAGATCGATATGGCTTACAACCTTAATTCCACTAAGGTCGCCCCTATCCGAGCCAAGGCACTGGAGATCAAGTCTCTTTCTTCGGATATTTTTGTGTTTATAGAGGAACTGAAGAAAAAGATGGTATTGCTTGCCGATGGTCCTGAGGGGGATGTGATGCACATCCAGGCTCGTGATAATCTTGATATCGGTGGTCAGGTGATGATCACAGAGGGCGAGGGTAAAAAGTTACGTGAACTGCTGAATCGTTTTCAGGAGAAATCGCTTAGTTTTATCCATCCTAAGGATTCCCTTCTGCGTGTATCCATCCGTCATAACCTGGATACAGAGGCTCCTAAGGCCGTCGACGGAGAGTTTAAATCCTGGGAGTCTTCGAAATTCGAGGGCATCCCGCTTGTGGGAGTGGTCACAATGCTGACTTTTTACCAGGCTAATGTATTGAGTACAGAATCGGATGTGATCCGCTACCTTTATTCTTCGATCGATGCGGAGTCTTTTAAATTCAATAAACTTGAAGCCCTTGTTATTCCGGACTCCCGTTATGTTCTTACTGGCGACCGTTTTAAGGCACGAATCCTGCTTGCAGCAGTGGATACGACCCAGCGTCCAGATGTTATTGTCGGCGGGCGTTCCATATCGTATAATGGAGATTATTGCCTCTATACGGAGTCGGCAACGAAAGTGGGCATCCATCGGTTAAAGGGTGTAATCAACTATGTTTCTCCTTCGGGTGCCACCTTGCCGCGGGAGTTTTCGATGGAATACGAGGTGGCAGACCCTGCGGTGGTGATCTCCCCGACGAAGATGAATGTATTCTATGTGGGAGTCGATAATCCGGTATCTCTTGCAGCTCCCGGTTTGTCCCCTGATGTGATCGAGCCTCAGATCAGCAACGGTGAAATCCGGAAGTCTTCTGACGGTAGCTATATCGTTCGTCCTAAGGTTGCCGGCCGTAATTGCGAGATCACTGTTTTTGCCACGATCGACGGTCAGAAGCGTAAATTACAGACGCAGGAATTCCGGGTAAAAGAGGTGCCTGACCCTGTAGCCAAGGTGGGTGGTCAGCGTGATGGTAAGATCAAGAAGAACCTTTTGCTTGCAGCCGGGGGAGTGGATGTTGAGATGGAGAACTTCGACTTCGATATGAAGTTTATTGTTCAGAGTTTCAGCATGTATACCGTTATCGACGGTTATGCCCAGGATCAGTCTTCCCGCAGCGGTTCCTTTACTGGCGAGCAGTTGAAGATGATCCGTAACCTGAAGCGTAATCAGATCCTTGTTATCGAGCAGATCATGGTCAAAGGCCCTGACGGTTCGGTGCGCAAGCTTCCTTCAATCTCATTCAAAATCGATTAA
- a CDS encoding SUMF1/EgtB/PvdO family nonheme iron enzyme — MRKEKYVAGLICLLCVLSLTSCQKVKNLFGKKKSATTGWAYNDPENGGIEYTKVKHTKAGPGLIFIPGGTFVMGRTQEDVMGENNNIQRRVTVASFYMDETEVRNIDWLEYLNWLGRVYVNYPEVAKRALPDTLVWRDQLGYNEPMVKNYLRFPAYAEYPVVGVSWEQATEYCIWRTDRVNEQMLVDKKVLKHDPEGQQDENNFNTEAYLSGQYAGAVYKNYKGNGREARPVKWEDGLLLPSYRLPTEAEWEYAAYGLIGNTEDERVAGTRIYPWNGSWVRNDEKKHRGKMMANFRRARGDYMGVAGFANDGWGYTAPVKSFWPNDFGLYDMAGNVNEWVFDVYRPLSFQDMAEFNPFRGNIFKVPMTDGSGNIVEKDSLGRIRYRNQTDVELANRENYRIADNRNYRDGDLQSRISNEIDWKSGMDRGTSEMYYANQKEVTTLLNDEARVYKGGSWKDGTYWLSPGGRRYLNQKKAANDIGFRCAMSQIGYK; from the coding sequence ATGAGAAAAGAAAAATATGTTGCAGGGCTTATATGTCTCTTGTGTGTTTTATCTCTGACTTCCTGTCAGAAAGTGAAAAATCTGTTTGGCAAGAAAAAATCGGCTACTACCGGCTGGGCTTATAATGATCCTGAAAACGGCGGAATTGAATACACGAAGGTAAAGCATACAAAAGCAGGACCCGGTCTGATTTTTATTCCCGGCGGGACGTTTGTGATGGGCCGTACGCAGGAAGATGTGATGGGAGAAAATAACAATATTCAACGACGGGTTACGGTTGCTTCTTTTTATATGGATGAAACGGAGGTTCGTAATATAGATTGGCTGGAATATCTGAATTGGTTGGGGCGGGTGTATGTCAACTATCCGGAAGTGGCTAAAAGGGCATTGCCTGATACATTGGTATGGAGGGATCAGTTGGGATACAATGAACCCATGGTAAAGAATTATTTGCGTTTTCCTGCTTATGCTGAATATCCGGTTGTCGGAGTTTCCTGGGAACAGGCAACTGAATATTGTATATGGCGTACAGACCGGGTAAATGAACAGATGCTGGTCGATAAAAAGGTTTTGAAGCATGATCCGGAAGGGCAGCAGGATGAAAATAATTTTAATACGGAAGCTTATTTGAGTGGTCAGTATGCAGGTGCTGTTTATAAAAATTACAAGGGGAATGGCAGGGAGGCTCGTCCTGTAAAGTGGGAGGACGGATTATTGTTACCGTCATATCGTTTACCTACTGAGGCGGAATGGGAATATGCTGCTTACGGTTTGATCGGAAATACAGAAGACGAAAGAGTGGCGGGTACGCGGATTTATCCCTGGAACGGTAGTTGGGTGCGTAATGACGAAAAAAAACACCGGGGAAAAATGATGGCAAATTTCAGGCGTGCCCGGGGAGATTATATGGGTGTGGCTGGTTTTGCAAATGACGGATGGGGCTATACGGCTCCGGTAAAATCTTTCTGGCCGAATGATTTCGGATTATATGATATGGCCGGAAATGTAAATGAATGGGTGTTCGATGTATATCGTCCTTTGTCTTTTCAGGATATGGCGGAGTTTAACCCTTTTCGGGGAAATATATTTAAAGTACCCATGACGGACGGAAGTGGAAATATAGTTGAAAAGGACAGTTTGGGGCGCATCCGTTATCGTAATCAGACAGATGTTGAATTAGCAAACCGGGAAAATTACAGAATTGCTGATAACCGGAATTATCGGGACGGAGATTTACAGTCCCGGATTTCAAATGAAATTGATTGGAAGTCGGGCATGGATCGGGGAACTTCTGAAATGTATTATGCCAATCAGAAAGAAGTTACGACATTGTTGAATGATGAAGCCCGTGTTTACAAAGGAGGTTCCTGGAAAGACGGAACGTATTGGCTTTCTCCGGGAGGCCGTCGGTATCTTAATCAGAAAAAAGCCGCCAATGACATCGGTTTCCGGTGTGCAATGAGTCAAATAGGTTACAAATAA
- a CDS encoding glycoside hydrolase family 16 protein: MKFREDHRFFTALKASGLPDRYQKLEEKIGSDDFNIRCRQLRKFSWKRKAERWKESEAFHDLRAYRRLKKDPELRRYYELKKDPVFYQYRSWSLTFEDHFNTFERSKWITCYYAGERFLQATYGVGRDVQLFIPDNVRVREGHLYLEFRQQQINGKYWDPRWGIITKDYGYTSGMVNTALSFRQKLGRFEVKLEIPADSSLDYCFWLTGDRFYPHINIVKFGSKGYEAGCFLGNPGEEQDVEQLKRKVRLKSGFYIFTFDWLEDRMIWKINDCVVKTLKIHLPDAPALYACLSLGTTEEPGEVRLPEMMKVEWVRFYTKNKFD, from the coding sequence ATGAAATTCAGAGAGGATCACCGTTTTTTTACGGCTTTAAAGGCGAGCGGATTGCCAGACCGGTATCAGAAGTTGGAAGAAAAAATAGGGAGTGATGATTTCAATATACGCTGTCGTCAATTGCGGAAATTTTCGTGGAAACGTAAAGCCGAAAGATGGAAAGAGAGCGAAGCATTCCATGATTTGAGAGCATATCGCCGATTGAAAAAGGACCCGGAGTTGCGACGTTATTACGAATTAAAAAAAGATCCGGTTTTTTATCAGTATCGTTCCTGGAGTCTGACTTTTGAAGACCATTTTAACACGTTTGAGCGGTCGAAATGGATTACATGTTATTATGCCGGAGAACGTTTTCTTCAGGCTACCTATGGTGTAGGGAGAGATGTTCAGCTGTTTATTCCTGATAATGTAAGAGTCAGGGAAGGACACTTGTATCTTGAATTTCGTCAGCAGCAAATCAATGGTAAATATTGGGATCCCCGTTGGGGTATTATAACCAAAGATTACGGCTATACTTCCGGAATGGTAAATACAGCTTTGTCTTTTCGTCAGAAGCTGGGACGTTTTGAAGTAAAACTGGAAATACCGGCTGATTCTTCTTTGGATTATTGTTTTTGGTTAACAGGGGATCGGTTTTATCCGCACATCAATATCGTAAAATTCGGTTCCAAAGGTTATGAAGCCGGATGTTTTCTGGGTAATCCGGGAGAGGAACAAGATGTGGAACAATTGAAAAGGAAGGTACGTCTGAAATCCGGGTTTTACATTTTTACTTTTGATTGGCTGGAGGACCGGATGATTTGGAAGATCAACGATTGTGTAGTGAAGACCTTAAAGATACATTTACCCGATGCACCTGCTTTGTATGCTTGTCTGAGTCTGGGAACGACAGAGGAACCGGGGGAAGTTCGTCTGCCAGAGATGATGAAGGTGGAATGGGTACGTTTTTATACAAAGAATAAATTCGATTGA
- the gldL gene encoding gliding motility protein GldL translates to MKLFRSKSYKAAIGFIYGWGATAVIVGALFKIMHFPGAGIVLTVGMLVEAFIFFLSAFEPVMEHYDWARVFPELGTSGEKLGVNQPGPGRLSSPASPVSGVSGVSLGLDDADADKLRQGIDKFVATADHFAEASVNVPDFARKITTAAASFEKLGEKTEKAGELLEVSLNTFSTGCSDLHKILHDSADSLTSQIRLNCEKLASTMGASASGFDSLSRMMEEQLQTVKSQTSGYAQQLSSVNKNISALNALYELQVNETKACLESFRGMQSDMGEMLEHVSLGLDSTKLFRQESQQLAHNVASLNSVYGNMLSVVNNN, encoded by the coding sequence ATGAAATTATTTAGAAGTAAATCCTATAAGGCTGCTATCGGTTTTATTTATGGTTGGGGTGCTACTGCAGTAATAGTGGGTGCTTTGTTTAAGATTATGCACTTTCCCGGTGCAGGGATAGTATTGACAGTGGGAATGCTTGTTGAAGCTTTTATATTTTTTCTTTCGGCTTTCGAGCCCGTTATGGAGCATTACGATTGGGCCCGTGTCTTTCCCGAACTTGGAACGAGTGGGGAGAAATTGGGCGTAAATCAGCCCGGTCCTGGCCGTCTTTCATCTCCGGCTTCACCTGTAAGTGGAGTCAGCGGCGTCAGTCTGGGTCTTGACGATGCGGATGCGGATAAACTTCGTCAGGGGATCGATAAGTTTGTTGCGACAGCCGATCATTTTGCCGAAGCTTCTGTAAACGTTCCTGATTTTGCACGTAAAATAACGACGGCTGCGGCTTCTTTCGAGAAGTTGGGCGAGAAGACAGAGAAGGCCGGGGAATTGCTTGAGGTATCCCTGAATACTTTTTCCACGGGTTGCAGCGATCTTCATAAAATCTTACATGATTCAGCGGATAGTCTGACTTCTCAGATCAGGCTCAACTGCGAAAAACTGGCCTCTACGATGGGAGCTTCAGCCTCAGGCTTCGATTCCCTGAGCCGAATGATGGAGGAACAGTTGCAGACGGTGAAATCCCAGACATCTGGTTATGCCCAGCAGTTGTCTTCGGTAAACAAGAATATCAGTGCCCTGAATGCGCTCTACGAATTGCAGGTGAATGAGACCAAAGCTTGCCTTGAGTCATTCCGTGGAATGCAGAGTGATATGGGAGAGATGCTTGAACATGTTTCTCTGGGTCTTGACAGTACGAAGCTCTTCCGTCAGGAATCGCAGCAGCTGGCCCATAATGTGGCTTCTCTTAATTCCGTTTACGGAAACATGTTGAGTGTGGTCAATAATAACTAA
- a CDS encoding SUMF1/EgtB/PvdO family nonheme iron enzyme gives MYRRIIFCIVIGIVASCSSFKNDGELVGARKVKRWFEPDPYGMVLIPTGSFVIGNNDEDIAWSMSAPQRTVSLAAFWMDETEITNDEYRQFVYSVLDSMKRQRLVDEGYEEFLMKDRKGNVLEPPVLDRRMRIDGKKNEEYKELLEGMNYAGDDRIVAGELDVRKLVYKFSWYDFKQAAANDRFYNPETGIYKGGTVINANGEREAVKGRSSFIMRKSVRIYPDTLCWLKDFTYVYNEPYVKEYFSHVGYDNYPVVGVNWHQAQAFCHWRTALFNNASSNRVQDWRLPSEAEWEYAARGGLSGATYPWGSYYTRNKKGCFMANFKPMRGNYIGDGGSITVPVGTYAPNGYGLYDMAGNVAEWTNDTYDESAYQVTHDMRPYYYQTAAKTDSRIFKRKVIRGGSWKDVAYYMQCGVRTYEYQDSARSYIGFRTVRTKIEF, from the coding sequence ATGTATCGACGTATTATTTTTTGTATTGTTATTGGAATAGTTGCTTCTTGTTCTTCTTTTAAAAATGATGGAGAATTGGTAGGAGCCCGTAAAGTAAAAAGATGGTTTGAGCCTGATCCTTATGGGATGGTATTAATTCCTACCGGGAGTTTTGTTATCGGAAACAATGATGAGGATATTGCCTGGTCGATGTCTGCTCCGCAACGTACGGTGTCGTTGGCAGCTTTCTGGATGGATGAGACGGAGATCACCAATGACGAATACCGTCAATTCGTTTATTCCGTACTGGATTCGATGAAAAGACAACGGCTGGTAGATGAAGGGTATGAAGAATTCCTGATGAAAGACCGGAAAGGCAATGTATTGGAGCCGCCTGTTTTGGACAGAAGAATGCGTATTGACGGAAAAAAGAATGAAGAATATAAGGAACTTCTGGAAGGGATGAATTACGCCGGGGACGACCGGATTGTTGCCGGCGAACTGGATGTGCGGAAGCTGGTGTATAAGTTCAGTTGGTATGACTTTAAGCAGGCTGCTGCCAATGACCGTTTCTATAATCCGGAAACCGGAATCTATAAAGGGGGAACCGTAATCAATGCCAATGGCGAACGGGAAGCGGTAAAGGGGCGTTCGTCTTTTATCATGCGCAAGTCTGTCCGTATCTATCCGGATACTTTGTGCTGGCTGAAGGATTTCACGTATGTCTACAATGAGCCTTATGTGAAGGAATATTTTTCACATGTGGGGTATGATAATTATCCGGTGGTGGGCGTTAACTGGCATCAGGCGCAGGCTTTCTGTCACTGGCGTACTGCTTTGTTCAACAATGCCTCTTCCAACCGTGTTCAGGACTGGCGTTTGCCTTCGGAGGCCGAGTGGGAATATGCAGCCCGTGGTGGCTTGAGTGGTGCTACTTATCCCTGGGGGAGCTATTATACACGGAATAAGAAAGGTTGTTTTATGGCGAATTTCAAACCGATGCGTGGAAACTATATCGGCGACGGCGGTAGTATTACGGTACCTGTCGGAACTTATGCCCCCAACGGTTACGGTTTGTACGATATGGCCGGGAATGTAGCGGAATGGACTAATGATACCTACGATGAATCGGCTTATCAGGTTACACATGATATGCGTCCGTATTATTATCAAACAGCGGCTAAAACAGATAGTCGGATATTCAAGCGTAAAGTGATCCGGGGTGGTTCGTGGAAAGATGTGGCGTATTATATGCAATGCGGGGTAAGGACTTACGAATATCAGGATTCTGCCCGGAGTTATATCGGATTCCGGACTGTCAGGACAAAAATTGAATTTTAA